ATCGCAATAGAACTGGCCCAACTATCAGACACTAGTTAGTCTGCTGAAGTTGGGCCAGTTCTACTTTTTTAGGATAAAAAAGTCCAACGGGTTCATTATCTGGCACTTGTACCAGTAAATCACCAGGTGAAACTTCAAGAATTGAGCAAATCTTATCTAAGATTGGCAGGTCTACGCGTGTCGTATAACCACGATACAAACCTTTTGCAGTGTTATACGAGATATCAGCTCGATCTGCCAGATCTTGAATAGATAACCCTTTTTCTTCTGCAAATCTTCCCACGTTTAATACGATCATAAAGACCCCCTGTAACTTGGCCGTAAGTCTATTAGATCTGTTTTATTTTATCAACTTTTATTCTTTTCGACTTGTTGCCATTAGGTTGCTCCATTTTATAATTTCAACTTTTCGACTTGTTGAAATTATAAAATGGAGCAACCTAATGGCACACACAAAAGCGGTCACCTATAACTTCAAGAATCGGGATTTCGATGCGTCCGTGAACGGCGAGTACATTGGCTCATTCCCAACCGATCTGGATGCACGAATGGCCTGCAATCGTTTAGTGTTGGAATTGATTGAGTTGGATAATCGGGCTGTTGAGGAAGCTGAAGAAGTAATGGCCATTGGCGTGGTTG
The DNA window shown above is from Chloroflexota bacterium and carries:
- a CDS encoding helix-turn-helix transcriptional regulator, which codes for MIVLNVGRFAEEKGLSIQDLADRADISYNTAKGLYRGYTTRVDLPILDKICSILEVSPGDLLVQVPDNEPVGLFYPKKVELAQLQQTN